The Mesorhizobium sp. M1D.F.Ca.ET.043.01.1.1 genome contains a region encoding:
- a CDS encoding amino acid ABC transporter permease codes for MELIDTFFNWGILVRSFPILIRGLGNTILLGCAAIVFGTIAGLAICLVRLYAPKPLRRLATLYIDMFRALPILVVLILIYYALPFIGIRLSSFVSAALALSLVLAAFTAEVCRAGIENIPKGQFEAAAALGLPFWVAMRKVVLPQAIRVVIPPLISNCVSVFKDTALASVVAMPDLLKQATDAQALMANPTPLIGAAIIYLAFLWPLVRLVGYLEERGKARSGAR; via the coding sequence ATGGAACTGATCGATACCTTCTTCAACTGGGGCATCCTGGTCCGATCGTTTCCGATCCTCATCCGCGGGCTCGGCAACACCATCCTGCTCGGCTGCGCCGCGATCGTCTTCGGCACCATTGCCGGGCTGGCGATCTGCCTGGTGCGGCTCTATGCGCCGAAGCCGCTGAGACGGCTGGCGACGCTCTATATCGACATGTTCCGCGCGCTGCCGATCCTGGTGGTGCTGATCCTGATCTACTACGCCCTGCCCTTCATCGGCATCCGGCTGTCGTCCTTCGTGTCGGCGGCACTTGCGCTGTCGCTGGTGCTTGCCGCCTTCACCGCGGAAGTCTGCCGCGCTGGCATCGAGAACATCCCGAAGGGCCAGTTCGAGGCGGCGGCGGCCCTCGGCCTGCCGTTCTGGGTCGCCATGCGCAAGGTGGTGCTGCCGCAGGCGATCCGCGTCGTCATTCCGCCGCTCATCAGCAACTGCGTCTCCGTGTTCAAGGACACCGCGCTCGCCTCTGTCGTGGCGATGCCCGACCTCCTGAAGCAGGCCACCGACGCGCAGGCGCTGATGGCCAATCCGACGCCGCTGATCGGCGCGGCGATCATCTATCTCGCCTTCCTGTGGCCGCTGGTGCGGCTGGTCGGCTACCTCGAAGAGCGCGGCAAGGCCCGGTCCGGCGCGCGCTAG
- a CDS encoding adenylate/guanylate cyclase domain-containing protein has translation MAEGRAHRRLAAILAADVVGYSRLMGTDEAGTLARLKTLRQNIIDPSIASHSGRIVKLMGDGALVEFASAVEAVTSAVEIQNKMREHNADAGDNAIWFRIGINVGDIIVDGDDIYGDGVNIAARLEALAEPGGVFISRTAADQVRDKVPINIEDRGDFAVKNIARPIQVFCVVVDDRLAKAAQRGEAAPSKRPRTPSIAVLPFVNISGDAEQEYFADGISEDIITDLSKVAGLLVIARNSSFTYKGKSIDIRTVGRELGVTSVLKGSIRRAGNRVRITAQLIDATAGTHLWADRYDRDLTDIFVVQDEVTRQIVEALKVTLTPAESTRIARTPTRNIEAHDLFLRGREALFGPEKTKESFEREVALFTQAIELDPDYAEPYVGLAHAYNHDFQNHWSGRTDSQQLSGHYSRLALEKDPTLPYAHSVAAIVKFWEKDLAGHREEVEKALALNPNFALALRMRGVGNIYNGAPLEAIPDLEHALRLDPLVGHLTWQFIGSAYLIAGQYQKAVEAFRERIRLSPKTDLSRGFLIAALGHLGEVDEARRVWAELKEINPNYRISEHVGRLPFRDPADAERIRVGFAMAVPE, from the coding sequence ATGGCCGAAGGCCGTGCACATCGTCGCCTCGCCGCTATCCTCGCGGCGGACGTGGTCGGCTATTCGCGCCTCATGGGGACCGACGAGGCCGGAACGCTCGCGCGGCTGAAGACGCTGCGCCAGAACATCATTGACCCCTCCATCGCCTCGCATTCAGGCCGGATCGTCAAGCTGATGGGCGACGGCGCCCTCGTCGAGTTCGCCAGCGCGGTCGAGGCGGTGACCAGCGCGGTCGAAATCCAGAACAAGATGCGCGAGCACAACGCCGACGCTGGAGACAACGCGATCTGGTTCCGCATCGGCATCAATGTCGGCGACATCATCGTCGACGGTGACGACATCTATGGCGACGGCGTCAACATCGCCGCCCGGCTGGAGGCGTTGGCCGAGCCCGGCGGTGTGTTCATCTCCCGCACCGCCGCGGACCAGGTGCGCGATAAGGTGCCAATCAATATCGAGGACCGCGGCGACTTCGCGGTCAAGAACATTGCGCGCCCCATCCAGGTGTTCTGTGTCGTGGTCGACGACCGGCTCGCCAAGGCTGCCCAACGGGGCGAAGCGGCACCTTCCAAGCGGCCCAGAACTCCGTCAATCGCGGTTCTTCCGTTCGTCAACATCAGCGGCGATGCTGAGCAGGAGTACTTTGCCGACGGCATCAGCGAGGACATCATCACCGATCTGTCGAAGGTCGCCGGGCTGCTCGTCATCGCCCGCAATTCGAGCTTCACTTACAAGGGCAAGAGCATCGATATCCGCACCGTGGGGCGCGAGCTCGGCGTGACCTCGGTGCTGAAGGGCTCGATCCGGCGGGCCGGCAACCGGGTGCGGATCACCGCGCAGCTCATCGACGCCACGGCCGGGACACACCTTTGGGCGGACCGCTACGACCGTGACCTCACCGACATCTTCGTGGTTCAGGACGAGGTAACGCGCCAGATCGTCGAGGCGCTGAAAGTCACGCTTACGCCAGCGGAGTCGACGCGTATCGCCCGTACGCCAACGAGAAACATCGAGGCGCACGATCTCTTCCTGCGCGGGCGGGAGGCGTTGTTCGGTCCTGAAAAGACAAAGGAGTCTTTCGAGCGCGAAGTCGCGCTGTTCACCCAGGCGATCGAGCTCGACCCCGACTATGCCGAACCATATGTTGGTCTGGCCCACGCCTACAACCACGACTTCCAGAACCACTGGAGCGGGCGCACCGACAGCCAACAACTATCGGGCCACTACAGCAGGCTGGCACTCGAGAAGGACCCCACCCTGCCCTATGCGCACTCTGTAGCCGCGATCGTAAAGTTCTGGGAAAAGGATCTGGCCGGACATCGCGAGGAAGTGGAGAAGGCGCTGGCGCTCAACCCCAACTTCGCGTTGGCCCTCCGCATGCGCGGGGTGGGCAACATCTACAACGGCGCGCCACTGGAGGCGATTCCGGATCTGGAGCACGCGCTGCGCCTCGATCCGCTGGTGGGGCACTTGACCTGGCAGTTCATCGGCTCCGCCTATCTCATAGCCGGCCAATACCAGAAGGCTGTCGAGGCCTTCCGTGAGCGGATCCGCCTCTCGCCCAAGACCGACCTGTCGCGCGGGTTTCTCATTGCCGCCCTTGGTCACCTCGGCGAAGTCGACGAGGCGCGGCGTGTTTGGGCGGAACTGAAAGAGATAAATCCGAACTATCGCATCTCGGAGCATGTCGGGCGGCTGCCATTCCGGGATCCCGCCGATGCCGAACGCATCCGGGTCGGCTTCGCCATGGCGGTACCCGAATAA
- a CDS encoding adenylate/guanylate cyclase domain-containing protein: MDIRAWLVSLGLGEYADAFGSHDIDEEVLPSLTADDLTALGITSVGHRRKLLSGIAALAEGRPTTAQPSPARSESRAERRQLTVMFVDLVGSTELAQALDPEDMREIILGYQQAVAREIARFDGRVAKLMGDGVLAYFGWPQAHEDDAERAVRAGLAAASATGLLTAPSGKPLAARVGIATGLVVVGDLVGEGAAQEEAVVGDTPNLAARLQALAEPGAVVIADATQKLTAGLFATADLGERLLKGFATPMRCRRVVSETAAESRFEARHSVLGPLVGRDRELALLLESWHRSTTAEARVVLLSGEAGIGKSRLIAALAERVAAEPHTELRLFCSAYHTNSALHPLIAHLERVAGFVSDDSADSRFDKLRGLFARLQLETDEALPLLAILLSIEAGGRYQPPRLPAPTLRARTLTALIRLVEVSGANRPVLVLVEDAHWIDPTTAEWLAMLVERLAGLRALLVVTARPEFEPRWKALSSVAMVQLERLEREHGIAIIERVAGNRKLPRDIADRILANTEGVPLFVEELTRTVLDSGLLREADGRYLAIGPLPDLAIPSTLQDSLMARLDRLSPVKETAQIGACIGRIFGHRLLAAVSGTDHARLDDALHQLERAELVFRSGAMPEATYTFKHALVRDTAYQSLLKSRRQQIHGRIAAALEAEFAEIAEAEPETVAQHYTLAGLAGKAVPWWLRAGQRAMARSANREAAAHFTKGLELIASLPASESRLRQEVSLWTAMGSALVPAKGWAAPEPLQAFSTARELAARLGDKIQLFAAVRGESGCRTISGDLRAAEALALQCRTLGMELAEASGDSEYLLEAHHQLWGVNFYLGRYGSAESFVRFGLDTYDYERHRHLAWGYTGHDPGVCCRSFHAQMLCICGKPDTAIQQAREAVALAQRDSHPLSLAQAQVALGVVHLLRQEPVEARRWTEQAIAVCTEFALPLLLGQARAFFGWALAGLGALDDGIGEMRDGIAAMAATGADMGMAAYLCALARACGERGEAAEGLAVLEKAFDTLAKSGSTYQLPELLNAKAELLSRLNPRGDTAEDLLRQSLAAAREQGAMLAELRAAFRLAGLWAKRGRVKQARELLAPVYAAFNEGLDTPDLVEAGFLLQQLPQGATAQP, encoded by the coding sequence GTGGATATTCGGGCATGGCTGGTGAGCCTCGGCCTCGGCGAGTATGCCGACGCCTTCGGTAGCCACGATATCGATGAAGAAGTGCTCCCAAGCCTGACCGCCGACGATCTGACAGCGCTCGGAATCACGTCAGTTGGCCATCGACGCAAGTTGCTCAGCGGCATTGCGGCCCTCGCCGAAGGGCGGCCCACCACGGCTCAGCCCTCGCCTGCACGCTCGGAATCTCGCGCGGAGCGGCGGCAACTCACCGTAATGTTCGTCGACCTCGTCGGCTCGACCGAGCTTGCGCAGGCGCTCGACCCGGAAGACATGCGCGAGATCATTCTCGGCTATCAGCAGGCGGTCGCGCGTGAGATCGCTCGCTTCGACGGGCGCGTCGCCAAGCTGATGGGCGACGGTGTACTCGCCTATTTCGGCTGGCCACAGGCGCACGAGGATGACGCAGAGCGCGCGGTGCGAGCGGGCCTCGCCGCTGCTTCCGCCACCGGCCTGCTGACCGCGCCCAGCGGCAAGCCGCTCGCGGCGCGCGTCGGCATCGCCACAGGACTGGTCGTCGTCGGCGACCTGGTCGGAGAAGGTGCTGCACAAGAGGAAGCCGTTGTCGGAGACACGCCCAATCTCGCAGCCCGGCTGCAGGCACTCGCAGAACCTGGCGCAGTAGTCATCGCCGACGCGACGCAAAAGCTGACGGCGGGGCTGTTCGCGACAGCCGACCTCGGTGAGCGTCTGTTGAAGGGCTTTGCCACTCCAATGCGATGCCGGCGCGTCGTCAGCGAAACGGCCGCCGAAAGCCGGTTCGAAGCGCGGCACTCCGTGCTTGGACCTCTGGTCGGGCGGGACCGCGAGCTGGCACTCCTGCTCGAGAGCTGGCACCGCTCGACAACGGCAGAGGCTCGGGTCGTGCTTCTCAGCGGCGAGGCGGGCATTGGCAAGTCGCGCCTGATTGCGGCCCTCGCCGAGCGGGTTGCTGCCGAACCGCACACCGAGCTGCGCTTATTCTGCTCCGCCTATCATACGAACAGTGCGCTGCATCCTCTCATAGCGCATCTCGAGCGAGTGGCGGGTTTCGTCAGTGACGACAGTGCCGACAGCAGGTTCGACAAACTCAGGGGACTGTTCGCAAGGCTCCAACTGGAGACGGACGAGGCGCTGCCGCTGCTGGCGATCCTATTGTCGATCGAAGCAGGCGGACGCTACCAGCCGCCCAGATTGCCCGCGCCGACGCTCAGGGCACGCACGCTCACGGCGTTGATACGACTTGTCGAGGTGTCGGGAGCGAACAGACCGGTGCTTGTGCTGGTCGAAGACGCCCATTGGATAGACCCGACGACGGCGGAGTGGCTCGCGATGCTGGTTGAGCGGCTCGCTGGCCTGCGCGCCTTGTTGGTGGTGACGGCACGACCGGAATTCGAGCCGCGCTGGAAGGCGCTATCATCGGTAGCGATGGTGCAGCTCGAACGACTTGAACGGGAACACGGCATAGCGATCATCGAGCGCGTTGCAGGCAACAGAAAGCTGCCGCGCGATATTGCCGACCGGATCCTGGCCAATACGGAAGGTGTACCGCTGTTCGTCGAGGAGCTGACGCGGACGGTCCTCGATTCCGGGCTGCTGCGAGAGGCCGACGGGCGCTATCTCGCGATCGGGCCACTGCCGGACCTGGCAATCCCATCGACCCTGCAGGACTCGCTGATGGCGCGCCTCGACCGGCTGTCGCCGGTCAAAGAGACGGCCCAGATCGGCGCCTGTATCGGGCGCATCTTCGGCCACCGGCTGCTCGCAGCGGTGAGCGGTACGGACCATGCGCGGCTCGACGATGCGCTACACCAGCTCGAACGGGCCGAGCTGGTTTTTCGCAGCGGCGCTATGCCGGAGGCGACCTATACGTTCAAGCATGCGCTGGTTCGCGACACTGCCTACCAGAGTCTGTTGAAGAGCCGGCGCCAGCAAATCCATGGCCGGATCGCAGCAGCGCTCGAAGCCGAGTTCGCCGAAATCGCCGAAGCCGAACCTGAAACCGTCGCGCAGCATTACACGCTGGCCGGACTGGCGGGTAAGGCCGTGCCATGGTGGCTGCGGGCGGGGCAGCGCGCCATGGCAAGGTCTGCCAACCGCGAGGCCGCAGCCCACTTCACCAAGGGGCTTGAGCTTATCGCGTCGCTGCCCGCTTCCGAGTCCCGGCTCAGGCAGGAAGTTTCACTGTGGACTGCGATGGGCTCGGCCCTCGTCCCCGCCAAAGGTTGGGCCGCCCCGGAGCCCCTGCAGGCATTTTCGACCGCTCGGGAGCTTGCCGCGCGGCTCGGCGACAAAATCCAGCTATTTGCAGCGGTGCGCGGCGAGAGCGGCTGCCGTACGATCTCGGGCGACCTGCGCGCCGCCGAGGCTCTTGCCCTGCAGTGCAGGACGCTTGGGATGGAGCTCGCCGAGGCATCCGGCGATTCCGAATACCTGCTGGAGGCGCATCATCAGCTCTGGGGCGTCAATTTTTATCTGGGCAGGTACGGGTCCGCTGAATCGTTTGTCAGATTTGGTCTTGATACCTACGACTACGAGCGGCATCGCCACCTTGCGTGGGGCTATACCGGTCACGATCCCGGCGTTTGCTGCAGGTCTTTCCACGCGCAGATGCTTTGCATATGCGGCAAGCCTGACACGGCGATCCAGCAGGCAAGGGAAGCCGTTGCTCTGGCCCAGCGCGACTCGCATCCCCTTAGCCTCGCCCAGGCACAGGTGGCCCTCGGCGTTGTCCACCTCCTCCGGCAAGAGCCCGTAGAGGCGCGACGCTGGACCGAACAAGCGATTGCGGTGTGCACCGAGTTCGCCCTCCCGCTGCTGCTGGGGCAGGCTCGCGCCTTCTTTGGCTGGGCGCTTGCCGGTCTGGGAGCGTTGGACGACGGGATTGGCGAGATGCGCGATGGGATCGCAGCGATGGCAGCGACCGGGGCCGACATGGGGATGGCCGCTTATCTGTGCGCGCTCGCGCGGGCCTGCGGCGAACGCGGCGAGGCGGCCGAGGGACTGGCCGTTCTGGAAAAGGCCTTCGACACGCTCGCCAAATCAGGCTCCACGTATCAACTGCCCGAGCTGTTGAATGCGAAAGCAGAGTTGCTGTCACGGCTGAACCCGCGTGGCGACACCGCCGAAGACCTTTTGCGGCAATCTCTGGCCGCCGCCCGCGAGCAGGGCGCGATGCTGGCCGAGTTGAGAGCCGCTTTTCGCCTCGCGGGACTTTGGGCCAAGCGCGGCCGCGTTAAGCAGGCGCGAGAGTTGCTCGCACCGGTCTATGCCGCTTTCAACGAAGGCCTCGACACGCCTGACCTGGTGGAGGCCGGATTCCTTCTGCAACAGCTTCCGCAAGGAGCGACGGCGCAACCCTAG
- a CDS encoding aminotransferase class V-fold PLP-dependent enzyme: MSGYFLYHSIGTFPGKAEQMAAALADFSGIWSAEDDGQWPAALAARQRFIDAWIRLIEAPQGTLTTAENVTAALYSLIGALPSECLAGKRLLVAADCFPSLHFLLAGLAQRFHFTLDTVPLRPGESWVRDEDFIARWQSDVGLALITFVTSTASHRCDVERLAAHGRAMGSVVGVDVTQGIGVVPFSVAATPVDFVVSTSLKWLCGSSGAGILQVAPDLLATCRPELRGWFSQPNPFSWDLDAFTYAADARRFDHGTPGILASVASLPGLEWVERTGIDTIRAQNAALIERIVGAALDNGWAVRSPLDARERGGSVMLGLPQHVEAAKVVAALRDERLYCDARGTTLRLSPGMVTTEAAVETLIARLQQHFGSRRRRAS; encoded by the coding sequence ATGTCCGGCTATTTTCTCTACCACTCGATCGGCACTTTCCCCGGCAAAGCCGAGCAGATGGCTGCCGCGCTGGCGGACTTCTCCGGCATCTGGTCGGCGGAAGACGATGGCCAGTGGCCGGCGGCGCTCGCCGCGCGGCAGCGCTTCATCGATGCCTGGATCAGGCTGATCGAAGCACCGCAGGGCACGCTCACCACCGCTGAGAATGTCACCGCCGCGCTCTACAGCCTGATCGGCGCCCTGCCCTCCGAGTGTCTAGCGGGAAAGCGCCTGCTGGTTGCCGCCGACTGTTTTCCGAGCCTGCATTTCTTGCTGGCAGGCTTGGCTCAACGTTTCCATTTCACGCTCGACACCGTGCCGTTGCGGCCGGGCGAAAGCTGGGTTCGCGACGAGGATTTCATCGCGCGCTGGCAATCGGATGTCGGGCTGGCGCTGATCACCTTCGTCACCTCGACCGCCTCGCACCGCTGCGACGTCGAGCGGCTTGCCGCGCATGGTCGCGCCATGGGCAGCGTCGTCGGCGTCGACGTCACTCAGGGCATCGGCGTCGTGCCGTTTTCGGTTGCCGCGACGCCGGTCGATTTCGTCGTCTCAACATCGCTGAAATGGCTGTGCGGTTCCTCCGGCGCCGGCATCCTGCAGGTCGCACCGGATCTTCTGGCGACCTGCCGGCCGGAGCTGCGCGGCTGGTTCAGCCAGCCGAACCCGTTCTCCTGGGATCTCGACGCCTTCACCTATGCCGCCGATGCGCGGCGTTTCGACCACGGCACGCCGGGGATTCTCGCGAGCGTCGCCTCGCTGCCGGGGCTGGAATGGGTGGAACGGACCGGCATCGATACGATCCGCGCGCAGAACGCGGCGCTCATCGAGCGCATCGTCGGTGCCGCGCTGGACAATGGCTGGGCGGTCCGCTCGCCGCTCGACGCCAGAGAGCGCGGCGGCAGCGTCATGCTCGGCCTGCCGCAGCACGTCGAGGCGGCGAAGGTCGTCGCCGCGCTGCGCGACGAGCGGCTTTACTGCGATGCGCGCGGCACGACGCTGCGGCTGTCGCCCGGCATGGTCACGACAGAGGCGGCGGTCGAAACACTGATCGCCAGGCTGCAGCAGCATTTCGGCTCGCGGCGGCGCCGCGCATCCTGA
- a CDS encoding ABC transporter substrate-binding protein has translation MLKRLGLIGVIIAAGVAFAAPAFADKIMVGAYPANPPWEYKTDSGGFEGFEIDVANDVAKRLGAEVEFQDLGFQALFAATASGRIDFAVSSISVTKERLQNQGFTQAYYDSDGTIVGKAESTIKSLDDLKGKTIGVIAGSTGEAYMKENAAKLGVAETKSYNAQQDLLLDVQNGRIDGGAGELAGFLFAIKQMPALKILVRIPTGERFAMMTKKGHPLLEKINDAISEMKKDGTMAAIHKKWFGVDPEAGTSTVTPGPIPQ, from the coding sequence ATGCTGAAACGTCTAGGACTGATTGGGGTGATCATCGCCGCCGGCGTCGCCTTCGCGGCCCCCGCCTTCGCCGACAAGATCATGGTTGGCGCCTATCCGGCCAACCCGCCATGGGAATACAAGACCGATTCCGGCGGTTTCGAGGGTTTTGAGATCGACGTCGCCAACGATGTCGCCAAGCGCCTCGGTGCCGAGGTCGAGTTCCAGGATCTCGGCTTCCAGGCGCTGTTCGCGGCAACGGCTTCGGGCCGTATCGACTTCGCCGTGTCGTCGATCTCGGTCACCAAAGAGCGGCTGCAGAACCAGGGCTTCACCCAGGCCTATTACGACAGCGACGGCACCATCGTCGGCAAGGCGGAATCCACCATCAAGTCGCTCGACGATCTGAAGGGCAAGACCATCGGCGTCATCGCTGGCTCCACCGGCGAAGCCTACATGAAGGAAAACGCCGCCAAGCTCGGCGTCGCCGAGACCAAGAGCTACAACGCCCAGCAGGACCTTTTGCTCGACGTGCAGAACGGCCGCATCGACGGCGGCGCCGGCGAGCTCGCCGGCTTCCTGTTCGCCATCAAACAGATGCCGGCGCTGAAGATCCTGGTCCGCATCCCGACCGGCGAGCGCTTCGCGATGATGACCAAGAAGGGCCACCCGCTGCTGGAAAAGATCAACGACGCCATCAGCGAAATGAAGAAGGACGGCACCATGGCCGCCATCCACAAGAAGTGGTTCGGCGTCGATCCGGAGGCCGGGACCAGCACGGTGACGCCCGGACCGATCCCGCAGTAA
- a CDS encoding GntR family transcriptional regulator, with protein MALGFEPVSGRITVQDGVYQQLRHALMVGSFDPGQVLTIASLAEAFGTSNMPVREALRRLAAENALEISQNGSACVPVVTRARLDDLCRARLAVEGLAAELGAPRLTAVEIASLQRITDDQQAIGRDGSIYELIAKNQQFHFIIYRASGSDVLFQLIETLWLRFGPYMRLLSNHVAPLMRAGTMEPSGRHVAIIAALKDKDFARARDEVVADITATQMTLRAICPDVPEPKTVDFTGFGKAS; from the coding sequence GTGGCTCTGGGCTTCGAACCGGTATCGGGACGCATCACCGTCCAGGATGGCGTCTATCAGCAGCTCCGCCATGCCTTGATGGTCGGAAGCTTCGATCCGGGGCAGGTGCTGACCATCGCCTCGCTGGCGGAAGCGTTCGGCACCTCCAACATGCCGGTACGCGAGGCCTTGCGGCGGCTGGCGGCGGAGAACGCACTGGAAATCTCGCAGAACGGTTCGGCCTGCGTGCCGGTGGTGACACGGGCGCGGCTCGACGACCTCTGCCGTGCCCGCCTGGCGGTCGAAGGGCTGGCGGCCGAGCTCGGCGCGCCGCGCCTGACAGCGGTCGAAATCGCCAGCCTGCAGCGCATCACCGACGACCAGCAGGCGATCGGCCGCGACGGCAGCATCTATGAGCTGATCGCCAAGAACCAGCAGTTCCATTTCATCATCTACCGCGCCTCAGGCTCGGACGTGCTGTTTCAATTGATCGAAACGCTGTGGCTGCGCTTCGGCCCTTATATGCGGCTGTTGTCCAACCATGTCGCGCCGCTGATGCGCGCCGGCACCATGGAACCCTCGGGCCGGCACGTCGCGATCATCGCGGCGCTGAAGGACAAGGACTTTGCGCGCGCCCGCGACGAGGTGGTGGCCGACATCACGGCGACCCAGATGACACTGCGCGCCATCTGCCCCGATGTGCCAGAGCCCAAGACGGTCGACTTCACCGGTTTCGGCAAAGCTTCCTGA
- a CDS encoding cysteine desulfurase-like protein: MNQHHVSKAQESAAAFPVEKIRAMFPALRQGGDFIFMDNAAGAQIPQSVLEAVTNHLVGHNVQRGGRYGRSVTVDQSVAAARESVALLINAYSPSEICFGMNATSFIRLVSLGIGQMLAKDTDGDRDEIVVTDMDHDANIATWLALEHAGAKFKWWRMREDGNLHVDDLEPLVSERTRLVACTVTAHSIGSIVDVASVARIAHAAGAEVFLDCVHYGPHGLIDVQAWDCDYLVCSGYKNFSPHMGFLWGRFETLKRLPTFREDFIPDEPPYKVEAGTFIYENVSGMDAAVRYLESVGRNFLPENNRSRRDNIVAGMNAIRDYELMLAREMMKVLKDCGATIYGVADEARINERVPTFCFNIGNLSPQRIVEEMAAVQIGIRDGHMYAPRLMKRLNLAMDSGAIRASLVHYNTVEEVRRFGEALRAIIAKLS; the protein is encoded by the coding sequence GTGAACCAGCACCACGTTTCGAAAGCGCAGGAGAGCGCCGCTGCGTTCCCGGTCGAGAAGATCCGCGCCATGTTTCCCGCGCTCCGGCAGGGCGGCGACTTCATCTTCATGGACAACGCCGCCGGAGCCCAGATACCGCAAAGCGTGCTCGAGGCGGTGACCAACCACCTGGTCGGGCACAACGTCCAGCGCGGTGGCCGCTATGGCCGCAGCGTCACCGTCGACCAGTCGGTCGCCGCGGCGCGCGAAAGCGTGGCGCTTTTGATCAACGCCTACAGCCCGTCCGAAATCTGCTTCGGCATGAACGCCACCTCGTTCATTCGCCTCGTCAGCCTCGGCATCGGCCAGATGCTTGCTAAGGACACAGATGGGGATCGCGACGAGATTGTCGTCACCGACATGGATCATGACGCCAATATCGCCACGTGGCTGGCGCTGGAGCACGCCGGCGCCAAATTCAAATGGTGGCGCATGCGCGAGGACGGCAATCTCCATGTCGACGACCTCGAGCCGCTGGTGTCGGAGCGCACCCGTCTCGTCGCCTGCACGGTGACGGCGCATTCGATCGGCTCGATCGTCGATGTCGCTTCGGTGGCGAGGATCGCGCATGCGGCGGGCGCGGAAGTGTTCCTCGACTGCGTGCATTACGGACCGCATGGGCTGATCGACGTGCAGGCCTGGGACTGCGACTATCTGGTCTGCTCCGGCTACAAGAACTTCTCGCCGCATATGGGCTTTCTGTGGGGCCGCTTCGAAACGCTGAAGCGGCTGCCGACCTTCCGCGAGGATTTCATTCCCGACGAGCCCCCCTACAAGGTCGAGGCCGGCACCTTCATCTACGAGAACGTGTCGGGCATGGACGCGGCCGTGCGCTATCTGGAATCCGTCGGCCGCAACTTTCTGCCCGAAAACAACCGCTCGCGCCGCGACAACATCGTGGCCGGTATGAACGCCATCCGCGACTACGAGCTGATGCTGGCGCGCGAGATGATGAAGGTGCTGAAGGATTGCGGCGCCACCATCTACGGCGTCGCCGACGAGGCGCGCATCAACGAGCGCGTGCCGACCTTCTGCTTCAACATCGGCAATCTGTCGCCGCAGCGGATCGTCGAGGAGATGGCCGCCGTCCAGATCGGCATCCGCGACGGCCACATGTATGCGCCGCGGCTGATGAAGCGGCTCAACCTCGCCATGGACAGCGGCGCCATCCGCGCCTCGCTGGTGCATTACAACACGGTCGAGGAGGTGCGCCGGTTTGGGGAAGCGCTGCGGGCGATCATCGCGAAGCTGTCGTGA